A part of Streptomyces sp. NBC_01451 genomic DNA contains:
- a CDS encoding nitroreductase/quinone reductase family protein, producing the protein MSRFTEFRFKAATTFQRRIGNPVTRRLPFHTLLETTGRTSGLPRVTPLGGRRIGNEFWLVSEFGEKSQYVRNIKANPRVRVRVGGRWHEGTAHLLPDDDPIARLRTLPKVNSTGVRTLGTNLLTVRVDLDG; encoded by the coding sequence ATGTCCCGTTTCACGGAGTTCAGATTCAAGGCCGCCACCACCTTCCAGCGCCGTATCGGCAACCCTGTCACCCGCCGCCTCCCGTTCCATACTCTCCTGGAGACCACAGGCCGCACGTCCGGACTCCCCCGCGTCACTCCGCTCGGCGGACGCCGCATCGGCAACGAGTTCTGGCTGGTCTCGGAGTTCGGCGAGAAGTCCCAGTACGTACGGAACATCAAGGCGAACCCGCGGGTACGGGTGCGCGTCGGGGGACGGTGGCACGAGGGCACGGCCCACCTTCTCCCGGACGACGATCCGATCGCCCGCCTGCGGACCCTGCCGAAGGTCAACAGCACGGGCGTACGAACCCTGGGGACGAATCTGCTGACGGTGCGGGTGGACCTGGACGGCTGA
- a CDS encoding CehA/McbA family metallohydrolase: protein MCEDDHGTGTEPGTNPDTDSGTGNGLARRALFVTGAAAALTLGSVTFSHGTPAEATPGTETKTVRGTLPTGSPDFVYLPVEIPDGVRELRVAYSYDRPSVPAGTAGNALDIGVFDQHGTELGGKGFRGWSGGARSEFFVRADDATPGYIPGPVKAGTWHIALGPYTVSPQGLAYEITITLTYGEPGDTVDPVYPPERAKGRGRAWYRGDCHLHTWFSDGRRTPAEIAALARAAGLDFINSSDHNTHSSHAHWASEAGDDLLILVGEEVTTRNGHVLALGTDPGTFVDWRYRARDNRFGKYARRIRRAGGLVVPAHPHATCVGCGWKFGFAEADAVEVWNGAYSPEDEVALADWDGMLVASVREGAPGGRGWIPAMGNSDAHRDPDPVGVPQTVVLADDLTREAIQEGLKAGRSYVAESKSVSLTFTASGPKGEHADIGGRLEVSEDAPVTIRLEVSGAPRCTVRFVTDQGVLFTSAVLPVTGAGVVEWRTTAQYAAYVRAEVRHEAVLAPLPGALAAFTNPIFLGR, encoded by the coding sequence ATGTGCGAAGACGACCACGGAACCGGCACCGAACCCGGCACCAACCCCGACACCGACTCCGGCACCGGAAACGGCCTGGCCAGACGCGCTCTGTTCGTGACGGGAGCCGCCGCCGCGCTTACGTTGGGAAGCGTGACCTTCTCCCACGGCACCCCGGCCGAGGCCACCCCCGGCACGGAGACGAAGACGGTACGGGGCACGCTGCCCACCGGCTCCCCCGACTTCGTCTACCTGCCCGTCGAAATCCCGGACGGGGTAAGGGAGTTGAGGGTGGCATACAGCTACGACCGCCCGTCCGTCCCGGCCGGCACCGCGGGCAACGCCCTCGACATCGGCGTCTTCGACCAGCACGGCACAGAACTGGGCGGCAAGGGCTTCCGGGGCTGGTCGGGCGGGGCCCGCTCCGAGTTCTTCGTCCGCGCGGACGACGCGACGCCCGGCTACATCCCCGGCCCGGTGAAGGCGGGCACCTGGCACATCGCGCTGGGCCCCTACACCGTCTCCCCGCAGGGCCTCGCCTACGAGATCACCATCACGCTGACCTACGGCGAGCCCGGCGACACCGTCGACCCGGTCTACCCTCCCGAGCGCGCGAAGGGGCGGGGCCGGGCCTGGTACCGGGGCGACTGCCACCTCCACACCTGGTTCTCGGACGGCCGCCGCACCCCGGCCGAGATCGCCGCCCTCGCACGCGCGGCGGGCCTGGACTTCATCAACAGCTCGGACCACAACACCCATTCATCACACGCCCATTGGGCCTCTGAGGCGGGCGACGACCTCCTCATCCTGGTGGGCGAGGAGGTGACGACCCGCAACGGTCACGTGCTCGCGCTCGGCACGGACCCGGGGACGTTCGTCGACTGGCGCTACCGGGCCCGCGACAACCGCTTCGGCAAGTACGCGCGCCGGATCCGCCGCGCCGGCGGCCTGGTGGTCCCGGCCCACCCGCACGCCACCTGCGTCGGCTGCGGCTGGAAGTTCGGCTTCGCCGAGGCGGACGCGGTGGAGGTGTGGAACGGCGCCTACTCGCCCGAGGACGAGGTGGCCCTCGCGGACTGGGACGGCATGCTGGTGGCGTCGGTGCGGGAGGGCGCCCCGGGCGGGCGCGGATGGATCCCGGCCATGGGCAACAGCGACGCCCACCGCGACCCCGACCCGGTGGGCGTCCCGCAGACGGTGGTCCTGGCCGACGACCTGACCCGCGAGGCGATCCAGGAGGGCCTGAAGGCAGGACGCTCCTACGTCGCCGAGTCCAAGTCGGTCTCCCTCACCTTCACGGCATCCGGCCCGAAGGGCGAACACGCGGACATCGGGGGCCGGTTGGAGGTGTCCGAGGACGCCCCGGTGACGATCCGCCTGGAGGTGTCGGGCGCCCCGCGCTGCACGGTCCGCTTCGTCACGGACCAGGGCGTGCTGTTCACCAGCGCGGTCCTGCCGGTGACGGGCGCGGGCGTCGTGGAGTGGCGTACGACGGCCCAGTACGCGGCGTACGTCCGCGCGGAGGTGCGGCACGAGGCGGTACTCGCGCCGCTGCCGGGGGCGCTGGCCGCGTTCACCAACCCGATCTTCCTGGGGCGGTAG
- a CDS encoding glycoside hydrolase family 43 protein: MSARPQPSRRLFLGMAATTPLAMSGVMTLGAGTAHAADSAYVMCYFTESTSLGLGTDYGLHLAVSTDSLNWTPLNQNDPVVTPTAGALGLRDPFLMRKQDGTFVVIATDLKGTDWSYNSQYIHVWDSADLRTFTGYRRLKLHDMTTHSWAPEAFWDAGRGQYAVIYSSVNSSGHNVIMVNYTSDFITASAPQVFFDPGYDVIDGDMAVGVNGYNYLFFKKNQTLVSARSTSLDPGSFTEYSAGVAHGGTEAPTVFKSLSSNTWYLWGDTYTPNGVFYAWQTSDLASGTWTALDQKTYTQPVNSKHCGVETITTAEYNNLLTKWGSPAWNRLKSYNYPARYIRHANYVGRIDEYPFDLYTDSEWKLVPGLADSTGISFQSVNYPTRYLRHYNYALQLDVNDGTSTFAGDATFYRTAGLADSSWASFRSYNNPTRYIRHSNYLLRIDPISTTTEKQDATFRVGY, from the coding sequence ATGAGCGCAAGACCCCAGCCGTCCCGCCGTCTCTTCCTCGGCATGGCCGCCACCACCCCCCTCGCCATGTCCGGCGTGATGACCCTGGGCGCCGGCACCGCCCACGCGGCCGACTCGGCGTACGTGATGTGCTACTTCACCGAGTCGACGAGCCTCGGGCTGGGCACCGACTACGGCCTCCACCTGGCCGTCAGCACCGACTCGCTCAACTGGACGCCGCTGAACCAGAACGACCCCGTGGTCACCCCCACCGCGGGCGCCCTCGGACTCCGCGACCCGTTCCTCATGCGCAAGCAGGACGGCACGTTCGTCGTCATCGCCACCGACCTCAAGGGCACGGACTGGTCGTACAACAGCCAGTACATCCACGTCTGGGACTCGGCCGACCTGCGCACCTTCACCGGCTACCGGCGCCTCAAGCTCCACGACATGACCACGCACAGCTGGGCGCCGGAGGCGTTCTGGGACGCGGGCCGGGGCCAGTACGCGGTGATCTACTCCTCCGTGAACTCCAGCGGCCACAACGTGATCATGGTCAACTACACGAGTGACTTCATCACGGCATCGGCGCCGCAGGTCTTCTTCGACCCCGGGTACGACGTGATCGACGGGGACATGGCGGTCGGCGTCAACGGCTACAACTACCTGTTCTTCAAGAAGAACCAGACGCTCGTCTCCGCGCGCTCCACCTCCCTCGACCCGGGCAGCTTCACCGAGTACAGCGCGGGCGTGGCCCACGGCGGCACGGAAGCCCCGACGGTGTTCAAGTCGCTGTCGTCGAACACCTGGTACCTCTGGGGCGACACGTACACGCCGAACGGCGTCTTCTACGCCTGGCAGACCTCCGACCTGGCCTCCGGCACCTGGACCGCGCTCGACCAGAAGACGTACACCCAGCCGGTCAACTCCAAGCACTGCGGCGTCGAGACGATCACGACCGCCGAGTACAACAACCTGCTGACCAAGTGGGGTTCCCCGGCCTGGAACCGCCTCAAGTCCTACAACTACCCGGCGCGTTACATCCGCCACGCCAACTACGTCGGCCGGATCGACGAGTACCCCTTCGACCTGTACACCGACTCGGAGTGGAAGCTCGTCCCGGGCCTGGCCGACAGCACCGGCATCTCCTTCCAGTCGGTCAACTACCCCACCCGCTACCTCCGCCACTACAACTACGCCCTCCAACTCGACGTCAACGACGGCACGTCGACGTTCGCGGGCGACGCGACGTTCTACCGGACGGCGGGCCTGGCGGACAGCTCATGGGCGTCCTTCCGCTCGTACAACAACCCGACGCGGTACATCCGCCACTCGAACTACCTACTGCGCATCGACCCGATCTCCACGACCACCGAGAAGCAGGACGCCACGTTCAGGGTGGGGTACTGA
- a CDS encoding amidohydrolase family protein: protein MVLKVRGVVLPEREQRTLWIDRGRLWTEPVPGARSDRDAELVVDGGWLLPGLVDAHTHPGAEGVGDPFSDETLRRHLTDHRDAGVLLVRAPGSAARIPAWVDDDPELPRVRSAGRWLATPGRFFPGFGRDVSEAGLVDAAVEEVEASSGWCKVIGDWKYNEPALPLEILTDVVEAVHAVGGRVAAHCQTTDGCRNAVLAGVDSLEHGMHLDPGLIDRMAAQGTALVPTLSVFGAGAERRRAAGPSAARDWWLAGWEGMLPGVRAAYEAGVTVLAGTDSFPCGTITSEVEWLTRAGLPAEAALGSASWSARSWLGLPGLADGAPADLVAYDTDPTRDASALAHPSRIILRGRVVV, encoded by the coding sequence GTGGTGCTCAAGGTGCGGGGCGTCGTACTGCCCGAGCGGGAGCAACGGACCCTCTGGATCGACCGGGGCCGGTTGTGGACCGAGCCGGTCCCGGGGGCGCGTTCGGACAGGGATGCCGAACTAGTCGTCGACGGGGGCTGGTTGCTGCCCGGTCTCGTCGACGCGCACACCCATCCGGGCGCGGAGGGCGTCGGGGATCCCTTCAGTGACGAGACGCTGCGCCGACACCTGACCGATCACCGGGACGCCGGCGTGCTGCTCGTGCGCGCGCCCGGGTCCGCCGCTCGTATCCCGGCCTGGGTGGACGACGATCCGGAGCTGCCGCGGGTGCGCTCGGCCGGGCGGTGGCTGGCCACGCCCGGCCGGTTCTTCCCCGGGTTCGGACGGGACGTGAGCGAGGCGGGCCTGGTGGACGCCGCCGTCGAGGAGGTCGAGGCGTCCTCGGGGTGGTGCAAGGTCATCGGCGACTGGAAGTACAACGAGCCCGCGCTGCCGCTGGAGATCCTGACCGACGTCGTGGAGGCGGTGCACGCCGTCGGCGGCCGGGTCGCCGCGCACTGCCAGACCACCGACGGCTGCCGCAACGCCGTGCTGGCCGGGGTGGACAGCCTGGAGCACGGGATGCATCTCGACCCCGGTCTGATCGACCGGATGGCGGCCCAAGGGACCGCGCTGGTACCGACGTTGAGCGTGTTCGGTGCCGGTGCCGAGCGGCGGCGGGCCGCCGGGCCGAGCGCCGCCCGGGACTGGTGGCTGGCCGGCTGGGAGGGCATGCTGCCCGGCGTCCGGGCGGCGTACGAAGCCGGTGTCACCGTCCTGGCCGGCACGGACAGTTTCCCGTGCGGCACCATCACCTCGGAGGTCGAATGGCTGACGCGTGCCGGTCTGCCGGCCGAAGCGGCGCTGGGCTCGGCATCCTGGTCGGCCCGCTCCTGGCTCGGCCTGCCCGGCCTGGCCGACGGCGCTCCGGCCGACCTCGTCGCCTACGACACCGACCCGACGCGGGACGCCTCCGCACTGGCCCACCCGAGCCGGATCATCCTGCGGGGCCGTGTCGTCGTCTGA
- a CDS encoding LLM class F420-dependent oxidoreductase, translating into MRLAVTIFLTDETITPTRLARELEQRGFAGLYLPEHTHIPVERTTPYPAGGDLPPEYGRTLDPFVALGQAAAVTERLGLGTGITLVAQHDPIDLAKQIATLDHLSGGRFTLGLGYGWNVEEAADHGVEWRTRRELTRDRVALMRALWADEPTAYEGEFGSVRASTAYPKPVQKPRGPVTGPRTLIGGSAGPKLFAHISEYADGWLPIGGRGLSESLPVLRSVWADAGRDPAVLQVVPYAVQPTPGKLAHYAELGIEEAVVQLPPAGEAEVLGLLDGYAPYL; encoded by the coding sequence ATGCGCCTAGCCGTCACGATCTTCCTCACCGACGAGACGATCACCCCGACCCGACTCGCCCGTGAGCTGGAACAGCGCGGGTTCGCCGGGCTGTATCTGCCCGAGCACACGCACATACCGGTCGAGCGGACCACCCCGTACCCGGCGGGCGGCGACCTGCCGCCCGAGTACGGCCGCACGCTCGACCCCTTCGTCGCGCTCGGCCAGGCCGCCGCCGTCACCGAGCGGCTCGGCCTCGGCACGGGTATCACGCTCGTCGCCCAGCACGACCCGATCGACCTCGCCAAGCAGATCGCCACCCTCGACCACCTCTCCGGCGGACGCTTCACCCTCGGCCTCGGCTACGGCTGGAACGTCGAGGAGGCCGCCGACCACGGTGTGGAATGGCGTACGCGGCGCGAGCTGACCCGGGACCGGGTGGCGCTGATGCGCGCCCTGTGGGCGGACGAACCGACCGCGTACGAGGGCGAGTTCGGGAGTGTGCGGGCGAGTACCGCGTACCCCAAGCCGGTGCAGAAGCCGCGTGGGCCGGTGACCGGCCCCCGGACCCTCATCGGCGGTTCGGCGGGGCCGAAGCTGTTCGCCCACATCAGCGAGTACGCCGACGGCTGGCTGCCGATCGGCGGGCGTGGCCTGTCCGAGTCGCTGCCCGTGCTGCGGTCGGTGTGGGCGGACGCGGGCCGCGACCCGGCCGTCCTCCAGGTCGTCCCCTACGCCGTTCAGCCCACCCCGGGCAAGCTCGCCCACTACGCCGAGCTGGGCATCGAGGAGGCCGTGGTGCAGCTGCCGCCGGCGGGCGAGGCGGAGGTGCTGGGCCTCCTGGACGGGTACGCCCCGTACCTGTAG
- a CDS encoding endonuclease/exonuclease/phosphatase family protein — translation MRVVTWNLWWRFGPWEARQKAILSVLRELRPDVVGLQEVWEFGGENLAGWLAGELGLHWTWAPSEAPERWQRRIGGEQVDVGNAVLSRWPVVESEAMRLPAPDELDDGRLALYARLAAPGHHVPFFTTHLTSAPHASAVRCQQVTALAEFVAERRDGTAFPPVITGDFNAWPDSDEIRLFGGYRTAPPVPGQVFMDSWELADPAAPSATWDAANPYVAAGFGPSARIDYIHVGVPWPGGLGHVRKVERAGHRPVEGVWPSDHAAVVADLMSA, via the coding sequence ATGCGCGTGGTGACCTGGAACCTCTGGTGGCGGTTCGGGCCCTGGGAAGCGCGGCAGAAGGCGATCCTGTCCGTCCTGCGGGAGCTGCGGCCCGATGTGGTGGGGCTCCAGGAGGTCTGGGAGTTCGGCGGGGAGAACCTCGCCGGCTGGCTCGCCGGCGAACTCGGGCTGCACTGGACCTGGGCCCCCTCCGAGGCTCCCGAGCGCTGGCAGCGGCGTATCGGGGGCGAGCAGGTCGACGTCGGCAACGCGGTGCTGAGCCGCTGGCCCGTCGTCGAGAGCGAGGCGATGCGGCTGCCGGCGCCGGACGAGTTGGACGACGGACGCCTTGCCCTGTACGCCAGGCTCGCCGCCCCCGGCCACCACGTGCCCTTCTTCACCACTCACCTCACCTCCGCGCCCCACGCCTCGGCGGTCCGGTGCCAACAGGTCACCGCGCTTGCGGAGTTCGTCGCGGAACGCCGTGACGGCACCGCCTTCCCGCCCGTCATCACCGGCGACTTCAACGCCTGGCCCGACTCCGACGAGATCCGTCTGTTCGGGGGTTACCGGACGGCCCCGCCCGTCCCCGGCCAAGTCTTCATGGATTCCTGGGAGTTGGCCGATCCGGCGGCTCCGTCGGCGACCTGGGACGCCGCCAACCCGTATGTCGCGGCAGGGTTCGGCCCCAGCGCGCGGATCGACTACATCCATGTGGGGGTGCCGTGGCCGGGAGGTCTCGGGCATGTGCGCAAGGTGGAACGGGCCGGGCACCGGCCTGTGGAGGGCGTCTGGCCGTCCGATCACGCGGCGGTGGTGGCGGATCTGATGTCCGCCTGA
- a CDS encoding bifunctional FO biosynthesis protein CofGH, with product MTTPETSGTGPTERPGGATGPTENSMRRALKRARDGVALDVGEAAVLLQARGEALDDLTASAARVRDAGLEAAGRPGVITYSKSVFIPLTRLCRDKCHYCTFVTVPGKLRRAGHGMFMSPDEVLDIARRGAALGCKEALITLGDKPEDRWPEAREWLDAHGYDDTIAYVRAISIRILEETGLLPHLNPGVMSWTDFQRLKPVAPSMGMMLETTATRLWSEPGGPHYGSPDKEPAVRLRVLEDAGRSSVPFTSGLLIGIGETYEERAESLFALRRVSRAYHSVQELIIQNFRAKPDTAMRGMPDAELDELVATVAVARHIMGPSACLQAPPNLVDSEYGRLIGAGIDDWGGVSPLTIDHVNPERPWPQIEELAAKSAAVGFAMRERLCVYPEFVQRGEPWLDPRLLPHVRALADPETGLAREDAVVEGHPWQEPEEVFVSSGRTDLHTTIDTDGRTSDRRDDFDEVYGDWGALREAAAPGMVPERIDTDVRQALRTAADDPTRLTDDEALALFHADGAALDALCQVADDVRKSAVGDDVTYIVTRNINFTNVCYTGCRFCAFAQRRTDADAYTLSLDQVADRAQQAWDVGAVEVCMQGGIHPDLPGTAYFDIARAVKEKVPGMHVHAFSPMEVVNGASRTGMSIREWLTAAKEAGLDTIPGTAAEILDDEVRWVLTKGKLPTATWIEVVTTAHELGIRSSSTMMYGHVDQPRHWLGHFRTLARIQQQTGGFTEFVTLPFIHTNAPVYLAGIARPGPTMRDNRAVIAMARLLLHTHIPNIQTSWVKLGTEGAAEMLRSGANDLGGTLMEETISRMAGSSYGSYKSVKDLIAVAEAAGRPARPRNTVYGEVPEERQRAAALSDGHLPELLPVLE from the coding sequence ATGACGACTCCCGAGACCTCCGGAACCGGCCCCACCGAGCGCCCCGGCGGCGCCACCGGCCCGACCGAGAACTCCATGCGTCGCGCCCTCAAACGCGCCCGGGACGGCGTCGCCCTCGACGTCGGCGAGGCCGCGGTGCTGCTCCAGGCCCGTGGCGAGGCCCTCGACGACCTCACCGCGTCCGCTGCCCGCGTCCGGGACGCCGGCCTGGAGGCCGCCGGCCGCCCCGGCGTCATCACGTACTCGAAGAGCGTCTTCATCCCCCTCACCCGGCTGTGCCGTGACAAATGCCACTACTGCACCTTCGTGACGGTGCCCGGCAAGCTCCGCCGGGCCGGACACGGCATGTTCATGTCCCCGGACGAGGTTCTCGACATCGCCCGGCGCGGCGCGGCCCTCGGCTGCAAGGAAGCGCTGATCACCCTCGGCGACAAGCCCGAGGACCGCTGGCCGGAGGCGCGCGAGTGGCTCGACGCGCACGGTTACGACGACACGATCGCGTACGTCCGCGCCATCTCGATCCGCATCCTGGAGGAGACGGGCCTGCTGCCCCACCTCAACCCGGGCGTGATGTCCTGGACGGACTTCCAGCGCCTCAAGCCCGTCGCTCCGAGCATGGGCATGATGCTGGAGACGACGGCGACCCGCCTCTGGTCCGAGCCGGGCGGCCCGCACTACGGCTCCCCGGACAAGGAACCCGCCGTACGGCTACGGGTGTTGGAGGACGCGGGCCGGTCGTCCGTCCCCTTCACCTCCGGCCTCCTGATCGGGATCGGCGAGACGTACGAGGAGCGGGCGGAGTCCCTCTTCGCCCTCCGTCGCGTCTCCCGCGCCTACCACTCCGTCCAGGAGCTGATCATCCAGAACTTCCGCGCCAAGCCGGACACCGCGATGCGCGGAATGCCGGACGCGGAACTGGACGAGCTCGTCGCGACGGTCGCCGTGGCACGGCACATCATGGGCCCGAGCGCCTGCCTCCAGGCCCCGCCCAACCTCGTCGACTCCGAGTACGGGCGGCTGATCGGCGCCGGCATCGACGACTGGGGCGGGGTCTCCCCGCTCACCATCGACCACGTCAACCCGGAACGCCCCTGGCCCCAGATCGAGGAACTGGCCGCCAAATCAGCGGCAGTCGGCTTCGCGATGCGCGAACGCCTCTGCGTCTACCCGGAGTTCGTACAGCGCGGCGAGCCCTGGCTGGACCCGCGACTGCTCCCGCACGTACGGGCACTCGCCGACCCCGAGACGGGTCTCGCGCGCGAGGACGCGGTCGTCGAGGGGCACCCCTGGCAGGAACCGGAGGAGGTGTTCGTGTCCTCCGGCCGCACCGACCTGCACACCACGATCGACACCGACGGCCGTACGTCCGACCGGCGCGACGACTTCGACGAGGTGTACGGCGACTGGGGTGCCCTGCGGGAGGCGGCGGCGCCCGGGATGGTCCCGGAGCGCATCGACACGGACGTACGGCAGGCGCTGCGCACGGCGGCCGACGACCCGACGCGGCTCACCGACGACGAGGCGCTGGCGTTGTTCCACGCGGACGGCGCGGCCCTCGACGCACTGTGCCAAGTCGCCGACGACGTACGGAAGTCGGCGGTCGGGGACGACGTCACCTACATTGTCACCCGGAACATCAACTTCACCAACGTCTGCTACACCGGCTGCCGTTTCTGCGCCTTCGCCCAGCGCCGAACGGACGCCGACGCCTACACACTGTCCCTGGACCAGGTGGCAGACCGCGCCCAACAGGCCTGGGACGTAGGGGCGGTCGAGGTCTGCATGCAGGGCGGCATCCACCCCGACCTGCCGGGCACCGCCTACTTCGACATCGCGCGCGCGGTGAAGGAGAAGGTCCCCGGCATGCACGTGCACGCCTTCTCACCCATGGAGGTGGTGAACGGCGCGTCCCGCACCGGCATGTCGATCCGCGAGTGGCTGACGGCCGCGAAGGAGGCCGGCCTCGACACGATCCCCGGCACGGCGGCGGAGATCCTCGACGACGAGGTCCGCTGGGTCCTGACCAAGGGCAAGCTGCCGACGGCAACGTGGATCGAAGTCGTCACGACGGCCCACGAGCTGGGCATCCGCTCGTCCTCGACGATGATGTACGGCCACGTCGATCAGCCCCGCCACTGGCTCGGCCACTTCCGCACCCTGGCCCGCATCCAGCAACAGACCGGCGGCTTCACGGAGTTCGTCACCCTCCCCTTCATCCACACCAACGCCCCGGTGTACCTGGCCGGCATCGCCCGCCCCGGCCCGACGATGCGCGACAACCGGGCGGTCATCGCCATGGCCCGCCTCCTCCTGCACACCCACATCCCCAACATCCAGACCAGCTGGGTCAAGCTGGGCACGGAGGGCGCGGCGGAGATGCTCCGCTCGGGCGCGAACGACCTGGGCGGCACGCTGATGGAGGAGACGATCTCCCGGATGGCGGGGTCGTCGTACGGCTCGTACAAGTCGGTGAAGGACCTCATCGCGGTCGCGGAGGCGGCGGGCCGCCCGGCCAGGCCCCGGAACACCGTCTACGGCGAGGTTCCGGAGGAACGGCAGCGGGCGGCGGCCCTGTCGGACGGGCATCTGCCGGAGCTGTTGCCCGTGCTGGAGTGA